The proteins below come from a single Flavobacteriales bacterium genomic window:
- a CDS encoding family 16 glycosylhydrolase: MRRDRVLLWVGLTILTACQSPTSKEVSIEVDDNVKAWSLGASDIRNELGDSVISLNAGEDLEFEFTVPVSGRYRISFDVSGTDSSRFWLEDYIYNIDGRSYNITGSIKPGQWDIPVLVDGCPLDTGAHQVRLHIEGGDVQLRSIGFELIQERMDSPSILTQSMEGEKWKLVWSDEFDGDGLPDTSKWSYNIGNWGWGNNEPQYYTADRIQNARQEDGVLVIEAHQNDMGQPWTSARLTTQGKVAFQYGKVEFRAKAPPGEGTWAAGWLLGEAYRDEISWPYCGEIDVLECVGYEINDTTGKGLNHATCHTRAYYFKQGNQIGSEIEVDSMFQAFHTYTIEWHPDRIDAYLDGEYYFTYDKNANELEWPFDKPQNIIINLAVGGGWGGAKGIDTSWDSHQFILDYVRVYQRVE, from the coding sequence ATGAGAAGGGATAGGGTATTATTATGGGTCGGTTTGACGATCCTTACGGCTTGTCAATCACCTACTTCGAAAGAAGTATCAATAGAGGTAGACGATAATGTGAAGGCTTGGAGCTTAGGCGCCTCAGACATACGAAATGAATTGGGAGACTCGGTTATCAGTTTAAACGCAGGGGAAGACCTAGAATTTGAGTTTACCGTTCCCGTATCGGGTCGTTATCGTATTTCATTTGATGTGTCTGGAACGGATAGCTCTCGTTTCTGGTTAGAAGATTATATCTACAATATTGATGGCCGGTCATATAACATTACCGGTAGTATAAAACCCGGGCAATGGGACATCCCTGTGCTTGTTGATGGCTGTCCCTTAGATACCGGCGCACATCAGGTTCGATTGCATATTGAAGGAGGAGATGTTCAATTGAGATCCATAGGATTCGAACTTATTCAAGAACGAATGGATAGCCCTTCAATTCTTACTCAGAGTATGGAAGGTGAAAAATGGAAACTCGTGTGGAGCGATGAGTTTGATGGTGATGGCCTCCCGGATACAAGTAAATGGTCCTACAATATTGGAAACTGGGGTTGGGGGAATAATGAACCTCAGTACTATACGGCTGACCGCATACAAAACGCACGCCAGGAGGATGGCGTTCTTGTCATCGAAGCCCATCAAAACGACATGGGGCAGCCTTGGACTTCGGCGAGATTAACGACACAAGGGAAGGTTGCTTTTCAATACGGGAAGGTCGAGTTCAGAGCAAAAGCGCCACCTGGAGAAGGAACCTGGGCGGCTGGCTGGTTACTTGGCGAAGCATATCGAGATGAAATCTCTTGGCCTTATTGTGGGGAAATTGATGTCCTTGAATGTGTCGGGTATGAGATTAATGACACAACGGGGAAAGGGTTGAATCATGCGACCTGTCATACACGCGCTTATTACTTCAAACAAGGGAATCAGATCGGCTCTGAAATTGAAGTGGACAGCATGTTTCAGGCGTTCCATACTTACACCATTGAATGGCATCCGGATCGAATCGACGCCTATCTTGACGGCGAGTACTATTTTACTTACGATAAAAATGCCAACGAATTGGAATGGCCGTTTGATAAGCCGCAGAATATTATAATAAACCTAGCTGTTGGCGGGGGCTGGGGAGGTGCAAAAGGAATAGATACCTCATGGGACTCTCATCAGTTCATATTGGACTATGTACGGGTCTATCAAAGAGTTGAATAA
- a CDS encoding glycoside hydrolase family 30 protein, which yields MSFELYRSSAAGERMIEVPIQESSGGSNIWEIYPDSSFQIIRGFGGAFTESSAHLWTRLNPNLQRELINAYFSDSGAAYNMARTHINSCDFSLGSYDYLDGADSSLASFDLGPDKDDIIPMIKAALEFESELQIIASPWSAPPFMKDNNTWFGGKLKPEFYDAWAQYFVKYHRAMAHEGIELWGYTVENEPLGNDGNWESMHYSPFEMAEFIKGHLGPRFEQNEIDASILIYDQNRGEELEEWSEVLLRDTALSPFIYGTAVHWYTSTYDWFPASLNHAHELAPNKGIIQTEACVDAEVPHWNDDVWYWKKEATDWGYDWARPEHKYLHPKYVPVFRYARDIIGSMNSWVEAWVDWNMLLNPQGGPNHVENWCIAPVLADTVKQEIYYTPLYDVMRHFSSFIPRGSVRIAHSDLPDGIMALTVKRPDEKIVAVLLNTLPENYNLNVSFANNDLSFTLPSSSLQTLVVNK from the coding sequence GTGTCATTTGAGTTGTATCGGAGTAGCGCTGCCGGAGAAAGGATGATCGAAGTGCCCATTCAAGAATCCTCGGGAGGCTCTAACATCTGGGAAATATATCCGGATTCAAGTTTTCAGATAATCAGAGGCTTTGGAGGAGCTTTCACTGAATCCTCGGCTCATTTATGGACGCGATTGAACCCAAATCTACAGAGGGAGTTGATCAACGCCTACTTCTCAGATTCAGGAGCGGCCTATAATATGGCACGAACGCACATAAATTCATGCGATTTCTCTTTAGGGTCCTACGACTATTTAGACGGTGCAGATTCTAGCTTGGCTAGTTTTGATCTTGGGCCGGACAAAGACGACATTATCCCTATGATAAAGGCGGCTCTCGAATTTGAAAGCGAACTTCAAATCATTGCCTCTCCTTGGTCCGCTCCACCTTTTATGAAGGATAACAATACTTGGTTCGGCGGGAAGCTCAAACCCGAGTTTTACGACGCTTGGGCTCAGTACTTCGTTAAATACCATAGAGCGATGGCGCATGAAGGCATCGAGCTCTGGGGATACACGGTCGAAAATGAACCACTTGGTAATGACGGGAATTGGGAAAGTATGCACTACAGCCCATTTGAGATGGCTGAATTCATTAAAGGTCATTTAGGCCCTAGATTCGAGCAAAACGAAATTGATGCTTCGATTTTAATATACGATCAGAATAGAGGCGAGGAATTGGAAGAATGGTCGGAAGTCCTACTGAGGGATACTGCTTTATCGCCATTCATATACGGTACGGCAGTGCATTGGTACACTTCGACATACGATTGGTTTCCCGCAAGCTTAAATCACGCTCATGAATTGGCTCCTAATAAAGGAATCATTCAAACGGAAGCGTGTGTGGATGCCGAAGTGCCCCATTGGAATGATGATGTTTGGTACTGGAAAAAGGAAGCTACTGATTGGGGGTATGATTGGGCCAGGCCGGAACACAAGTATTTGCATCCGAAGTATGTTCCGGTTTTCAGGTACGCTCGCGATATAATTGGATCCATGAATTCTTGGGTGGAGGCATGGGTCGACTGGAATATGCTTCTCAACCCTCAAGGAGGACCGAATCACGTTGAGAATTGGTGTATCGCACCGGTGCTTGCCGATACTGTCAAGCAAGAGATTTATTACACGCCCTTATACGATGTCATGCGACATTTTAGCTCTTTCATTCCGAGGGGATCAGTGCGAATTGCTCATTCCGATCTACCGGATGGAATAATGGCCTTAACAGTTAAGAGGCCGGACGAGAAGATCGTTGCCGTTTTGCTTAATACCTTACCTGAAAATTATAACCTGAATGTAAGCTTTGCGAATAACGACCTGAGTTTTACCTTGCCTTCCTCCTCGCTTCAAACATTAGTCGTGAATAAATAA
- a CDS encoding mucoidy inhibitor MuiA family protein codes for MKHLLLMGFLYLVVIGPAHGQDTLSAESKIEKVTLFFSGAEVQREVTVSVNSKKILVRFDDLPLDIRSNSVQVNIDGNAKIIGVKRERQEFLGASKSQEEKSLEAIIDEIEEVGYAHSIRLKALDQEWHILNKNNDFTRRDGSSDLTEVQQAAEFYSQKIESILTEKRKIRNEMESLTDSIEVINKRIQRLQTKRFKPQSIVSVSLEPEGPNTEVTVRLSYFVDHAGWTPKYDFRVLNTNEPLTIVYLANVFQSTGENWSEVQMTLIPDVPRKNNTRPILKRWYSGERIPQYELEEKSFEGSSWIEGTVVDASIGEPVAYAAISIYAGGELIHGTTTNYMGKYMIKPIPEGRYSVKCSFIGYEETSYSNVNLKPLNGKKVNFTLYENKGTLVSVDVIGYTTPLIDPDKQGRTSKGEEIQNLPQRDVASLASTAAGVYQVDNGSGINVRGSRSDATEVYVEGIKAAPLKNTSLLSNTDVDRLTGVSYKINVPYTVPSDGRDYEVRLKQVEIGVDYKYYSAPIADPGVFLVAGIPEWTRLDLSEGSASLYCQGTFRGETWIDPQSTKDTLELGLGRDPSIVVTRELNTKLYSKKILSKSQTESVFWDLSIRNTKSEAISITIVDQIPVETAQWTNVEILNIDGGKLEDKTGFVTWELIVPGGSLEKRQLGFEQRTNF; via the coding sequence ATGAAACATCTACTCTTGATGGGATTCCTATACCTAGTGGTCATAGGCCCCGCCCACGGACAAGACACTTTGTCCGCAGAAAGCAAAATCGAAAAGGTCACACTATTCTTCTCAGGCGCCGAAGTTCAACGTGAGGTCACAGTTTCCGTTAACTCTAAAAAGATCTTGGTTAGATTCGATGATTTACCACTAGACATTCGCTCAAATAGTGTTCAGGTAAACATTGATGGAAACGCCAAAATTATTGGGGTTAAACGCGAAAGACAAGAATTCCTTGGGGCTAGTAAATCTCAGGAAGAAAAGTCGCTCGAGGCAATCATTGATGAAATTGAGGAAGTAGGTTACGCTCATTCAATCCGATTAAAAGCACTTGATCAAGAATGGCACATTTTGAATAAGAACAACGACTTCACTAGAAGAGACGGCTCCTCCGACTTAACTGAGGTACAACAAGCGGCCGAATTTTATAGTCAAAAGATTGAATCCATTTTGACTGAGAAGCGAAAGATTCGAAATGAGATGGAAAGTCTCACCGACTCAATAGAAGTCATTAATAAAAGAATCCAGAGGCTTCAGACAAAGCGATTCAAGCCTCAATCAATTGTCAGTGTTAGTCTTGAACCTGAAGGTCCGAATACTGAAGTAACAGTACGACTGAGCTATTTCGTGGATCACGCGGGCTGGACTCCAAAGTATGATTTTCGGGTTTTGAATACGAATGAACCTTTGACGATAGTGTATCTCGCAAATGTTTTTCAAAGCACAGGAGAGAACTGGTCAGAAGTTCAAATGACTTTGATTCCAGATGTTCCTCGAAAAAACAATACTCGACCAATACTCAAGAGATGGTATTCCGGAGAACGTATCCCTCAATACGAGCTTGAAGAAAAGTCCTTTGAAGGTAGTTCGTGGATAGAAGGAACTGTCGTAGATGCCAGCATTGGCGAGCCAGTTGCATATGCCGCTATCTCAATATACGCGGGTGGGGAATTGATCCATGGAACTACTACAAACTATATGGGAAAATACATGATCAAGCCAATTCCTGAAGGTCGTTATTCCGTTAAATGCAGTTTTATCGGTTACGAGGAAACGTCTTATAGTAACGTTAATTTGAAACCATTGAATGGAAAGAAGGTGAACTTTACGCTATATGAGAATAAAGGAACCTTAGTTTCGGTTGATGTGATTGGGTATACCACCCCCTTGATTGATCCTGACAAGCAGGGAAGGACTTCTAAAGGTGAAGAAATACAGAATCTCCCACAACGTGATGTTGCCTCCCTTGCTAGCACTGCGGCTGGCGTGTATCAAGTAGATAACGGAAGTGGCATTAACGTTAGAGGCAGCAGGTCTGATGCCACGGAAGTTTATGTCGAAGGCATTAAAGCGGCCCCATTGAAGAATACGAGTCTTTTATCCAACACCGATGTAGATCGCTTAACAGGAGTGTCATATAAAATAAACGTGCCTTATACAGTGCCATCAGATGGACGTGACTATGAAGTTCGACTGAAACAGGTTGAAATTGGTGTCGACTATAAATACTACAGTGCACCAATTGCCGACCCTGGGGTTTTCCTGGTAGCCGGGATACCAGAATGGACCAGGTTAGACTTATCCGAAGGATCTGCGAGCTTGTATTGTCAAGGCACATTCAGGGGTGAAACATGGATCGACCCTCAGAGTACAAAAGACACTTTGGAACTCGGCCTTGGGAGAGACCCTTCTATTGTCGTTACAAGAGAATTGAATACGAAACTGTATAGTAAAAAAATCCTCTCTAAATCGCAGACTGAATCAGTTTTCTGGGATCTTTCCATCAGGAACACCAAAAGCGAAGCGATATCTATCACAATTGTCGATCAGATACCCGTTGAAACGGCTCAGTGGACCAATGTCGAAATACTAAATATTGATGGGGGTAAGCTTGAAGATAAAACTGGATTTGTAACCTGGGAACTCATAGTTCCGGGCGGCTCATTGGAAAAACGCCAGCTGGGATTCGAGCAACGGACCAATTTCTGA
- a CDS encoding glycosyl hydrolase family 17, giving the protein MRRLVGLGLVALLFIIGCSTEKSKSAKYILGKQEYTAIAYGGYRNHDRSVAPNVDEIKEDLRILDAMGVRIVRTYHARLYGHTPRLLAAIREMKMADPDFEMYVMLGAWMQCENAWTAHPVHDKPDKYENEAEIIQVIKLANQYPDIVKVIAVGNESMVHWAESYYVHPRIILKEVIRLQNLKSSGEIPTDLWITTSDNFASWGGGDDSYHLPALDSLIRAVDYLSVHSYPFHDTHYNPNWWWLPKEEESWTKERQVRSAIERSVKRVSNQIDSVHAYMRSIGVDKPIHIGETGWASSDNHLYGAEGSGAADEFKEMLFYQKIRAFSQSRGMACFYFEAFDEPWKDGKNPGGSENHFGLITVDGEVKMPLWEAFDKGVFNDLSRGGELLRKSLDGNMERGLSLAFSPPNSND; this is encoded by the coding sequence ATGAGAAGACTCGTTGGTTTAGGTCTTGTAGCATTGCTATTTATTATTGGTTGTTCAACCGAAAAAAGCAAGTCGGCTAAGTATATCTTGGGTAAGCAGGAATACACGGCCATCGCTTACGGGGGCTATCGAAACCATGATCGTTCCGTGGCACCTAATGTCGACGAGATCAAGGAAGACCTACGTATCTTGGATGCAATGGGGGTCCGCATAGTAAGGACATATCATGCTCGGTTGTACGGCCATACTCCAAGACTTTTAGCAGCCATTCGTGAAATGAAGATGGCTGACCCCGATTTCGAAATGTATGTTATGCTAGGTGCATGGATGCAATGCGAAAATGCATGGACTGCTCATCCGGTTCACGATAAGCCCGATAAATATGAAAATGAGGCTGAAATTATACAGGTCATAAAGTTGGCCAATCAATATCCGGACATTGTAAAAGTCATTGCTGTTGGTAACGAATCCATGGTGCATTGGGCTGAAAGCTACTATGTTCATCCAAGAATAATCCTGAAAGAAGTTATAAGGCTTCAAAATCTAAAGTCGAGCGGGGAGATCCCCACTGACTTGTGGATCACGACTTCAGACAATTTCGCTTCCTGGGGTGGCGGAGATGATTCTTATCACTTGCCGGCATTGGACTCCTTGATTAGAGCAGTTGACTATTTGAGCGTCCACTCCTACCCCTTTCACGATACGCACTACAATCCGAATTGGTGGTGGTTGCCGAAAGAAGAGGAATCCTGGACCAAAGAGCGACAGGTTCGCTCGGCTATTGAAAGAAGTGTTAAGCGAGTATCGAACCAGATTGACTCCGTTCACGCCTACATGCGGAGTATAGGGGTAGATAAGCCTATTCATATTGGGGAAACAGGCTGGGCGTCCAGTGATAATCACCTCTATGGAGCGGAAGGGTCAGGTGCTGCGGATGAATTCAAAGAAATGCTGTTTTATCAAAAGATTCGGGCGTTTTCACAATCTAGAGGAATGGCCTGTTTTTATTTTGAAGCTTTTGACGAGCCTTGGAAAGACGGAAAGAATCCAGGGGGGAGTGAAAACCACTTTGGGCTGATCACCGTGGATGGAGAGGTGAAAATGCCTCTGTGGGAAGCCTTTGATAAGGGAGTCTTTAATGACCTTTCGCGTGGAGGTGAGCTTTTGAGAAAGAGTTTGGATGGTAACATGGAGAGAGGTCTCAGTCTTGCATTCTCCCCACCGAACAGTAATGATTAA
- a CDS encoding sugar porter family MFS transporter translates to MKNRAIMSIALIVALGGLLMGFDASVISGVVKFIEPEFELTKLELGWSVASLTLTSTLAMMIAGPISDKHGRRTVLRWAAILYAISAIGSALAPTFLLLVIARMIGGFGVGASLILAPMYIAEISPKELRGRLVSFNQLNIVIGISLAFFTNYAILQYAQTDYSWAKSLGIDQHQWRWMLGLETIPAVLYYLGLFFVPRSPRWCLMHENISEAEAVLARFNEPEKARNEIDRITKAISEDVDKSEGSFKDLFKPAMRLVITIGIVVAILQQITGINSVFFYAPMIFEQSGLGTDTSFMQAILVGLVNLLFTILAILFIDRLGRKPLLTFGVAGIVLSMFVLAYGFSSATYSLDSSDLAIFEEALPALYDLEGQIFNSEASFQSAVEALENGASFFTEQKPALLKASINLNTILILAAILAFVASFAISIGPVMWVLFSELFPNKIRGIAISFVGLINSAVSFLVQWIFPWELEVLGSSMTFFIYGLFALAGLIFIVRVIPETKGVSLEELEKKLVKS, encoded by the coding sequence ATGAAGAATAGAGCAATTATGTCCATCGCCCTTATCGTAGCCCTCGGGGGGCTTTTGATGGGATTTGATGCCTCGGTCATTTCCGGGGTTGTGAAGTTCATTGAACCCGAGTTCGAACTCACAAAGCTCGAGCTTGGGTGGTCGGTAGCTTCATTGACTTTGACCTCAACGTTGGCTATGATGATCGCAGGACCTATTAGCGATAAGCATGGTAGAAGAACTGTATTGAGGTGGGCAGCAATACTATACGCAATCTCGGCGATAGGTTCGGCTTTGGCTCCAACCTTCCTACTTCTTGTCATTGCTCGAATGATCGGTGGTTTTGGAGTAGGCGCTTCCTTAATATTGGCACCAATGTATATAGCCGAGATCTCACCAAAAGAATTGCGAGGTCGATTAGTGTCCTTTAATCAGCTCAACATTGTCATTGGAATTTCTCTGGCCTTCTTTACCAACTATGCCATACTTCAATATGCTCAAACCGATTACTCCTGGGCAAAGAGTTTGGGGATCGATCAACACCAGTGGCGATGGATGCTGGGCTTAGAAACGATTCCTGCAGTTCTTTACTATTTGGGATTATTCTTTGTTCCCAGAAGTCCGCGTTGGTGCTTGATGCATGAGAATATCAGTGAGGCGGAGGCTGTTTTAGCGCGATTCAATGAGCCAGAAAAAGCGCGAAATGAAATTGACCGCATTACCAAGGCAATTTCCGAAGATGTGGATAAATCTGAAGGGAGCTTCAAGGACCTCTTTAAACCGGCTATGCGTCTTGTGATCACCATAGGAATTGTTGTTGCGATCCTTCAGCAGATCACGGGAATAAACTCGGTCTTCTTCTATGCTCCTATGATTTTTGAGCAAAGCGGATTGGGTACAGACACATCTTTCATGCAGGCTATTCTGGTAGGGTTGGTAAACTTACTCTTTACCATTCTAGCCATACTTTTCATAGATAGACTTGGCCGGAAACCCCTGTTGACTTTTGGGGTTGCCGGAATCGTACTTTCGATGTTCGTTCTAGCATACGGTTTCAGCTCCGCAACATATAGCCTGGATTCATCTGACTTAGCCATCTTTGAAGAAGCTCTGCCCGCACTATATGATTTGGAAGGGCAGATCTTCAATTCTGAGGCAAGCTTTCAAAGTGCAGTTGAAGCTCTAGAAAACGGAGCATCGTTTTTTACAGAGCAAAAACCGGCTCTCCTTAAGGCGAGTATTAACTTGAATACAATTCTAATACTTGCAGCGATATTGGCCTTCGTAGCCTCATTCGCGATCTCTATAGGACCGGTAATGTGGGTGTTATTCTCAGAGCTATTCCCAAATAAAATTCGAGGAATAGCCATTTCCTTCGTTGGCCTGATCAATTCGGCTGTAAGTTTCTTGGTTCAGTGGATATTCCCATGGGAGCTTGAAGTTCTAGGAAGCTCTATGACCTTTTTTATTTATGGCCTTTTCGCTTTGGCCGGATTAATATTCATAGTTCGAGTTATCCCGGAGACCAAAGGCGTGTCTTTGGAAGAGCTTGAGAAGAAGCTGGTAAAATCATGA
- a CDS encoding sodium:solute symporter: MGANFNAYDYSVLAAYFLLIFGIFLFLYLKDRKRGLDSDSNAYFLGGRDLSWFIVGASLFASNIGSEHLVGLAGAGASGDFPVAQFELLASFMLLILAWVFVPIYLRTGIFTMPQFLEKRYNSWARSYLTWISIIGYVLTKIALTIMAGGIIFKALLDIDFWFGAIIVVIATGIYTLFGGLKAVVYTDMVQMFILLGSSIAITFIGLDKLGGWENLVSTAEPGYLNLWRSMDHPDFPWTGIIFGAPILGIWYWCTDQFIVQRVLAARNLDHARKGSIFAAYLKVLPLFLFVVPGVIAYQLSIGPNAIIQFPIEDGKPVYDAALPLLTMQLLPTGLRGLVVAGLLAALMSSLSSVFNSCSTLITLDVYQRRFPEATERRLVAVGRWSTAGLVILGIAWIPVLQLLEGGLFQKLQSLQSYISPPIASVFLLGVFWKRLNARGAKYALLTGAVLGALRLILELSKKNWSGLVQWFVEINFLLFALLLFLISSAVLVLVSYRTFPEEDRIGPISTTSKQSKSLSHIIHTVLVVILVFALWWYFS, encoded by the coding sequence ATGGGGGCGAACTTTAATGCATACGACTATTCTGTACTTGCCGCCTATTTCTTACTCATATTTGGCATATTCCTATTTCTTTATTTGAAGGATCGTAAACGCGGTTTGGACTCTGATAGTAATGCCTATTTTCTCGGAGGTCGCGATTTATCCTGGTTCATCGTAGGCGCATCGCTTTTTGCTTCGAACATTGGGTCCGAGCATTTGGTAGGATTAGCAGGCGCGGGGGCTTCTGGTGATTTTCCCGTGGCCCAGTTTGAACTGCTCGCTTCTTTTATGCTCCTGATACTTGCTTGGGTGTTTGTTCCTATTTATCTCCGTACAGGGATCTTCACAATGCCCCAATTTTTGGAGAAGCGGTATAACTCTTGGGCTCGGTCTTATCTCACCTGGATTTCGATAATCGGCTACGTTCTGACCAAGATCGCGTTGACCATTATGGCAGGCGGTATAATATTCAAGGCCTTGTTGGATATTGATTTTTGGTTCGGGGCGATCATCGTGGTTATAGCCACGGGGATATACACGCTTTTTGGCGGATTAAAAGCGGTGGTATATACCGACATGGTTCAGATGTTCATTCTTTTGGGTAGCTCTATTGCGATCACATTCATTGGGTTGGACAAGCTAGGGGGTTGGGAAAACCTGGTGTCAACAGCAGAACCGGGGTATCTGAACTTATGGCGATCAATGGATCACCCCGATTTTCCTTGGACTGGAATCATTTTTGGAGCTCCTATTCTGGGTATTTGGTATTGGTGTACGGATCAGTTTATTGTACAGCGCGTCCTCGCGGCCCGTAATCTTGATCACGCCCGAAAGGGAAGCATATTTGCTGCCTATTTAAAAGTTCTACCCTTGTTTTTATTCGTAGTTCCAGGTGTAATCGCGTATCAATTATCTATTGGTCCGAATGCTATCATTCAATTTCCCATAGAGGACGGTAAGCCGGTTTACGATGCTGCACTACCGCTTTTAACCATGCAGCTTTTGCCGACCGGTCTCCGCGGACTTGTGGTTGCAGGATTATTAGCAGCCCTTATGAGTTCGTTGAGTTCGGTTTTCAATTCTTGCTCTACTCTGATCACACTGGATGTATACCAGCGTCGTTTTCCCGAGGCAACAGAGAGGCGTTTGGTTGCCGTAGGTCGATGGTCTACGGCCGGACTAGTAATTTTAGGTATAGCGTGGATCCCGGTTTTACAGCTACTGGAAGGAGGCTTGTTTCAAAAACTTCAAAGCTTGCAGTCCTATATTTCTCCGCCCATTGCATCGGTCTTCTTGCTTGGTGTTTTCTGGAAGAGGTTGAATGCCAGGGGGGCAAAGTATGCCCTGTTGACTGGAGCGGTGCTAGGAGCGTTGCGCTTAATTTTGGAGTTGAGCAAAAAAAATTGGTCAGGATTGGTTCAATGGTTCGTTGAGATCAATTTTTTGCTTTTCGCTCTATTGCTCTTCTTGATCTCGAGCGCAGTACTGGTTCTTGTTAGCTATCGTACTTTTCCTGAAGAAGATAGAATAGGCCCTATTTCTACAACATCCAAACAAAGCAAATCGCTATCCCACATTATTCACACTGTACTAGTAGTCATCCTGGTATTCGCACTATGGTGGTACTTTTCTTAA